The Microbacterium sp. LWH7-1.2 genome window below encodes:
- a CDS encoding DUF1345 domain-containing protein has translation MARRNLSSGVRVVWAVIVRVADLLVQLALIWLGLLIIFADGEEPTLDALVGWCTVGAFYWLASVIAVGVSVKRSRSAAPRWIGEFDTHPLVAAITVTATFLASAVGIIAATEILVLRNDPKWAGWVELIGVVAMLLSWALYHWGFARIYDRRYRRAIIPPLIFPGTESPRLADFVYFSFTNATTFSVSDVQVVTTRMRWTVVWHTTTSFFLNALIIVLAFSTIINANLVDL, from the coding sequence GTGGCACGCAGGAACCTGTCCTCGGGGGTGCGTGTGGTCTGGGCGGTGATCGTGCGGGTCGCGGATCTGCTGGTGCAGCTGGCGCTGATCTGGCTCGGCCTCCTCATCATCTTCGCGGATGGCGAGGAACCGACCCTCGACGCTCTCGTCGGGTGGTGCACCGTCGGCGCGTTCTACTGGCTCGCATCCGTGATCGCAGTCGGTGTGAGCGTGAAGCGGTCCCGCAGCGCCGCACCGCGGTGGATCGGAGAGTTCGACACGCACCCGCTGGTTGCGGCGATCACCGTCACAGCCACCTTCCTGGCCAGCGCCGTAGGGATCATCGCCGCCACCGAGATACTCGTGCTCCGCAACGACCCCAAGTGGGCGGGCTGGGTCGAGCTCATCGGAGTGGTGGCGATGCTGCTGTCGTGGGCGCTCTACCACTGGGGCTTCGCGCGCATCTACGACCGCCGCTATCGGCGCGCGATCATCCCGCCCCTGATCTTCCCCGGGACGGAGAGCCCGAGGCTCGCGGACTTCGTCTATTTCTCCTTCACGAACGCGACGACGTTCTCCGTCTCGGACGTGCAGGTCGTCACGACCCGGATGAGGTGGACCGTTGTCTGGCACACGACGACGAGCTTCTTCCTCAATGCGCTCATCATCGTGCTGGCATTCAGCACGATCATCAACGCGAACCTGGTCGATCTCTAG
- the gnd gene encoding phosphogluconate dehydrogenase (NAD(+)-dependent, decarboxylating) codes for MQLGMVGLGRMGGNIVRRLMRDGHECVAYDVSPDAVSALAGEGAVGSDSLADLVSKLEAPRAVWLMIPAGLTGKVVDELAALLDEGDIIIDGGNSNYRDDVRRAAALRETGIHYVDVGTSGGVFGLERGYCLMVGGPDEAFARLEPILRTIAPGGGEVERTPGRVGDFAPEELGYLHCGPSGAGHFVKMVHNGIEYGVMAALAEGLNILEHADAGVQEAEHSAEVAPLEEPEFYQFTIDTPKVAELWRRGSVISSWLLDLTAAALQGNPTLDGLAGRVSDSGEGRWTVKAAVDTGVPVPVLAASLFERFASRDEDHFANQVLSAMRLQFGGHQELPAGDVLEAGSRKSESSSSGQSETAADAS; via the coding sequence ATGCAGCTGGGAATGGTGGGCCTCGGCCGGATGGGCGGCAACATCGTTCGGCGCCTGATGCGGGACGGGCACGAGTGCGTCGCGTACGACGTCAGCCCCGACGCCGTGTCCGCCCTCGCGGGTGAGGGCGCCGTCGGATCCGACAGCCTCGCCGATCTCGTCAGCAAGCTCGAGGCGCCGCGCGCGGTCTGGCTCATGATCCCCGCCGGGCTGACCGGCAAGGTCGTCGACGAACTCGCCGCACTGCTCGACGAGGGCGACATCATCATCGACGGCGGGAACTCGAACTACCGCGACGACGTGCGACGCGCGGCAGCACTGCGGGAGACCGGCATCCACTACGTCGACGTCGGCACGAGCGGCGGCGTGTTCGGCCTCGAGCGCGGATACTGCCTGATGGTAGGCGGACCTGACGAGGCGTTCGCACGTCTCGAGCCGATCCTGCGCACCATCGCGCCCGGCGGCGGCGAGGTCGAGCGCACGCCGGGCCGCGTGGGGGACTTCGCCCCCGAGGAGCTGGGTTATCTGCACTGCGGACCGTCCGGTGCGGGCCACTTCGTGAAAATGGTGCACAACGGCATCGAGTACGGCGTGATGGCTGCGCTCGCCGAGGGCCTCAACATCCTCGAGCACGCGGACGCCGGTGTTCAGGAAGCCGAGCACTCGGCCGAAGTCGCACCCCTCGAGGAACCCGAGTTCTACCAGTTCACGATCGACACCCCGAAGGTCGCGGAGCTGTGGCGTCGCGGCTCGGTGATCTCGTCGTGGCTGCTCGACCTGACCGCGGCGGCGCTCCAGGGCAACCCCACGCTCGACGGGCTCGCCGGGCGCGTGTCGGATTCCGGCGAAGGCCGCTGGACGGTCAAGGCCGCCGTGGACACGGGTGTTCCGGTACCGGTGCTCGCGGCATCCCTCTTCGAGCGCTTCGCATCGCGCGACGAGGACCATTTCGCCAACCAGGTGCTCTCGGCGATGCGTCTGCAGTTCGGCGGACACCAAGAGCTGCCCGCGGGCGACGTGCTCGAAGCGGGCTCGCGCAAGTCCGAGTCGTCGAGCAGCGGCCAGTCGGAGACGGCCGCGGACGCGTCGTGA
- a CDS encoding GyrI-like domain-containing protein, whose product MTKLDLKKSIRAYTAPRGSFELVDLPPMRYLMIDGHGDPNTSEEYGDAVAAVFGVAYKLKFLSKAELGRDYVVMPLEGLWWSDDMSAFTSERDKSRWSWTMMSLVPEWLDVGHFDRARETASAKGGSPAIDRLRLAELAEGRCVQTLHVGSYDDEAPVLAEMHEHFIPGAGLRMRGLHHEIYLTDPRRAAPEKLRTILRQPVETAG is encoded by the coding sequence GTGACCAAGCTCGATCTGAAGAAGTCGATCAGGGCGTACACCGCACCGCGGGGGTCGTTCGAGCTCGTCGACCTCCCGCCGATGCGGTATCTCATGATCGACGGCCACGGCGACCCCAACACGTCGGAGGAGTACGGCGACGCCGTGGCGGCCGTGTTCGGTGTCGCCTACAAGCTCAAGTTCCTGAGCAAGGCAGAACTCGGACGCGACTACGTCGTGATGCCCCTGGAGGGTCTGTGGTGGTCCGACGACATGTCGGCATTCACCTCCGAGCGAGACAAATCCCGGTGGAGCTGGACGATGATGAGCCTCGTCCCCGAGTGGCTCGACGTCGGCCACTTCGATCGCGCGCGGGAGACGGCTTCGGCCAAAGGCGGGTCGCCCGCCATCGATCGACTTCGCCTGGCGGAGCTCGCCGAGGGACGGTGCGTGCAGACCTTGCACGTCGGGTCGTACGACGACGAGGCGCCGGTGCTCGCCGAGATGCACGAGCACTTCATTCCCGGGGCGGGCCTGCGCATGCGCGGCCTCCACCACGAGATCTACCTCACCGACCCCCGCCGCGCCGCGCCCGAGAAGCTCCGCACGATCCTGCGCCAGCCCGTCGAAACGGCGGGGTAG
- the msrA gene encoding peptide-methionine (S)-S-oxide reductase MsrA → MTSGPFDTGEITRTPGTETAVLAGGCFWGMEDLIRRQPGVLDTRVGYTGGENAHATYRKHPGHAEAVEIVFDPTKTSYRDILAFFFQIHDPSTLNRQGNDIGSSYRSAIFPLSPEQAEVARDTIADVDASGLWPGKAVTTIEPAGPFWEAEPEHQDYLIRIPNGYTCHFPRAGWVLPKRADATA, encoded by the coding sequence ATGACCAGCGGTCCCTTCGACACCGGCGAGATCACCCGCACCCCCGGCACTGAGACGGCAGTCCTCGCCGGCGGCTGTTTCTGGGGCATGGAGGACCTCATCCGCCGCCAGCCCGGCGTGCTCGACACCCGAGTCGGCTACACCGGCGGCGAGAACGCGCACGCGACCTACCGCAAGCACCCCGGTCACGCAGAGGCGGTGGAGATCGTCTTCGACCCCACGAAGACCTCGTATCGCGACATCCTGGCGTTCTTCTTCCAGATCCACGATCCGTCGACCCTGAATCGTCAGGGCAACGACATCGGCTCCAGTTACCGCTCCGCGATCTTCCCCCTCTCGCCTGAGCAGGCCGAGGTCGCGCGCGACACCATCGCCGACGTCGACGCGTCGGGGCTCTGGCCGGGCAAGGCGGTCACCACGATCGAGCCCGCGGGCCCGTTCTGGGAGGCCGAGCCCGAGCACCAGGACTACCTGATCCGCATCCCGAACGGCTATACGTGCCACTTCCCGCGGGCCGGATGGGTGCTCCCCAAGCGGGCCGACGCGACGGCGTAG
- the msrB gene encoding peptide-methionine (R)-S-oxide reductase MsrB, with protein sequence MSNEYRKTPEALSRLTDTQYRVTQEDGTEPAFRNAYWNNHEPGIYVDVVSGQPLFSSTDKYDSGTGWPSFTKPIEPDAVSTKKDWKLLLPRTEVRSSGADSHLGHVFPDGPRQAGGLRYCMNSAALRFVPASSLEDEGYGAYRHLFTTENQEHAS encoded by the coding sequence GTGAGCAACGAGTACCGCAAGACCCCCGAGGCGCTGAGCCGCCTCACCGACACCCAGTACCGCGTGACACAGGAGGACGGCACCGAGCCCGCTTTCCGGAACGCCTACTGGAACAACCACGAGCCCGGCATCTACGTCGACGTCGTCTCAGGCCAGCCGCTCTTCTCGTCGACCGACAAGTACGACAGCGGAACCGGATGGCCGAGCTTCACCAAGCCGATCGAGCCCGACGCCGTCTCGACCAAGAAGGACTGGAAGCTGCTCCTGCCGCGCACCGAGGTGCGCTCGTCGGGCGCCGACAGCCATCTGGGCCACGTCTTCCCCGACGGCCCACGCCAGGCCGGGGGCCTGAGATACTGCATGAATTCGGCCGCACTGCGCTTCGTGCCCGCCTCGTCGCTCGAGGACGAGGGCTACGGCGCCTACCGACACCTCTTTACCACCGAGAACCAGGAGCACGCATCATGA
- a CDS encoding endonuclease/exonuclease/phosphatase family protein: protein MIDEHAGLPLIGPVAPPALHIMTFNIRRRMDGLAWRRADRWRHRAPAVRALLRQEQPTIAGLQEVMPDHADAVLVSLGRRYRFVGRGHGRRGTGEGCPLFYDAERLELLHWEQTALSEYPHEAGSRTWGNPIPRIAVAARFRDRATGGRFTAVNTHLDPFSPRSRLRSADALKAVIDSGPAVLTGDLNAGAGSRTLRDMLDGGLRDAWSIAEHRVTASVGTFANYRTPRPDRARIDWILVTPGVAVQRAAINTRLFAGVWPSDHLPVQAVLSVPDEPEQP from the coding sequence ATGATCGACGAGCACGCCGGTCTGCCCCTCATCGGCCCGGTGGCACCGCCCGCGCTGCACATCATGACCTTCAACATCCGCCGCCGGATGGACGGTCTGGCGTGGCGACGCGCCGACCGCTGGCGTCATCGCGCTCCCGCGGTGCGCGCCCTGCTCCGCCAGGAGCAGCCGACGATCGCAGGGCTGCAGGAGGTCATGCCCGACCACGCCGACGCGGTGCTCGTCTCCCTCGGGCGGCGCTACCGGTTCGTCGGACGAGGACACGGCCGACGCGGGACCGGTGAGGGCTGCCCGCTCTTCTACGACGCCGAGCGCCTCGAGCTCCTCCACTGGGAGCAGACGGCGCTGTCGGAGTACCCGCACGAGGCGGGGTCGCGCACGTGGGGGAACCCGATCCCTCGCATCGCGGTGGCCGCCCGCTTCCGCGACCGTGCCACCGGAGGCAGGTTCACGGCGGTGAACACTCACCTCGACCCGTTCTCCCCGCGCTCGCGTCTGCGCTCCGCGGACGCCCTCAAGGCCGTCATCGACTCCGGCCCCGCCGTGCTCACCGGCGACCTGAACGCGGGCGCCGGCTCGCGGACCCTGCGCGACATGCTCGACGGCGGCCTGCGGGACGCGTGGTCGATCGCCGAGCACCGGGTAACAGCATCCGTGGGCACGTTCGCGAACTACCGGACGCCGAGACCCGACCGTGCCCGCATCGACTGGATCCTGGTCACGCCGGGGGTGGCGGTCCAGCGGGCCGCCATCAACACCCGTCTCTTCGCGGGCGTGTGGCCCTCCGACCATCTCCCGGTGCAGGCCGTCCTCTCGGTCCCCGACGAACCGGAGCAGCCGTGA
- a CDS encoding SulP family inorganic anion transporter: protein MSTVAESADRHRSEPTVLQALRRPRLLTREVIAGLVVALALIPEAIAFSVVAGVDPRVGLFSSFVLAVVIAFTGGRPAMITAAAGAVALVIAPVAREYGSDYLIVTIALAGVIQVLFAMLGVARLMRFIPRSVMVGFVNALAILIFLSQMPQLVDVPWAVYALVAVGLGILIVWPRITRVVPAPLIAIVVLTVVVVGFGLSAVPNVADQGELPRSLPELLIPSVPGTWETLQIIAPYAFAAALVGLLESLMTAKLVDDITDTRSRKTREAWGLGVANIASAFFGGTGGCAMIGQTMINVKTSGGRTRISTFMAGAWVLVLVVVLGDIVGLIPMAALVAVMIVVSVMTFDWHSIRPSTLKRMPLSETLVMLVTVVATVWTHNLAVGVILGVLAAMVLFARRVAHFTTVTREVDGDIARYRVDGELFFASSNDLTTQFEYAADPPNVVIDLSRTHVWDASTVAALDAIVTKYESRGTAVELRGMTDAAARFHGRLSGELGSA from the coding sequence GTGTCCACCGTCGCCGAATCCGCCGATCGCCATCGCAGCGAGCCGACCGTGCTGCAGGCGCTGCGCCGGCCGCGTCTGCTCACCCGCGAGGTCATCGCCGGACTCGTCGTGGCGCTCGCCCTCATCCCCGAGGCGATCGCCTTCTCGGTCGTCGCGGGCGTCGATCCTCGGGTGGGGCTGTTCTCATCGTTCGTGCTCGCGGTCGTCATCGCGTTCACCGGTGGGCGCCCGGCGATGATCACCGCCGCCGCGGGCGCGGTCGCGCTCGTCATCGCGCCGGTGGCGCGCGAGTACGGCTCCGACTACCTCATCGTCACGATCGCGCTCGCGGGCGTCATCCAGGTGCTCTTCGCGATGCTGGGAGTCGCGAGGCTCATGAGGTTCATCCCGCGCAGCGTCATGGTGGGCTTCGTGAACGCCCTCGCGATCCTGATCTTCCTGTCGCAGATGCCACAGCTCGTCGACGTGCCGTGGGCCGTGTACGCGCTCGTGGCGGTGGGTCTCGGCATCCTTATCGTCTGGCCGCGGATCACGCGCGTCGTCCCCGCGCCGCTCATCGCGATCGTGGTGCTGACCGTGGTCGTGGTGGGCTTCGGACTGTCCGCGGTGCCGAACGTCGCTGACCAGGGCGAGCTGCCCCGCAGCCTTCCGGAGCTCCTCATCCCCAGCGTGCCCGGGACGTGGGAGACGCTCCAGATCATCGCTCCGTACGCGTTCGCGGCCGCGCTCGTGGGCCTCCTCGAGTCGCTCATGACCGCGAAGCTCGTCGACGACATCACCGACACCCGCTCCCGCAAGACCCGCGAGGCGTGGGGCCTCGGCGTCGCCAACATCGCCTCGGCGTTCTTCGGTGGCACCGGCGGCTGCGCGATGATCGGCCAGACGATGATCAACGTGAAGACGTCCGGCGGCCGCACCCGCATCTCCACCTTCATGGCTGGAGCATGGGTGCTCGTGCTGGTCGTCGTCCTGGGCGACATCGTGGGGCTCATCCCGATGGCGGCACTCGTCGCCGTCATGATCGTGGTGTCCGTGATGACGTTCGACTGGCACAGCATCCGTCCGTCGACGTTGAAGCGGATGCCGCTCAGCGAGACGCTCGTGATGCTCGTCACCGTCGTGGCCACGGTCTGGACGCACAACCTCGCCGTCGGCGTGATCCTCGGCGTGCTCGCCGCGATGGTGCTGTTCGCGCGACGCGTCGCGCACTTCACGACCGTCACCCGCGAGGTCGACGGCGACATCGCCCGCTACCGCGTGGACGGCGAGCTCTTCTTCGCCTCGAGCAACGACCTCACGACGCAGTTCGAGTACGCCGCCGACCCACCGAACGTGGTCATCGACCTCTCGCGCACCCACGTGTGGGACGCCTCGACCGTCGCCGCCCTCGACGCGATCGTCACGAAGTACGAGTCCCGCGGAACGGCCGTCGAGCTGCGCGGGATGACGGATGCTGCGGCCCGCTTCCACGGCCGCCTCAGCGGCGAGCTCGGCTCGGCGTGA
- a CDS encoding alpha-amylase family protein — MKITDTSDLWWKSAIVYCLDVETYMDADGDGTGDMQGLAQRIDYLAQLGVTCLWLMPFYPTPDRDDGYDITDFYGVDPRLGNHGELVEVIRTANDRGMRVIVDLVVNHTSDRHPWFLKAKRSVNSPYRDYYVWRDDPPPKGQKNAVFPGDAKGIWTEDEASGQWYQHSFYEHQPDLNIANPVVRDELARVIGFWLQLGVAGFRVDAVPFFLELPKGARIPDPHELLRDFRRFLQRRSSEAILLGEVNLPYDQQVQYFGGAEVNELSMQFDFIGMQAFYLSLARRNPAPLVEALTSRPDLPEDVQWANFLRNHDELTLDKLSDDEREEVFEAFAPDEKQRVYGRGITRRLPPMLGDPRRIRMAYSLMFTLPGTPVLFYGEEIGMGENAEIPGRSAVRTPMQWTGEKNGGFSSAPPSRLIAQPPGDGYAPEHVNAAAQIKDRDSLLHFFRDLMSRYRISPELGWGAFEVLEQPVPAVLVHSLSADVGRLIAIHNFDEVPSTTRFIVDGEPEGTCLVDLLGSQRIELDGRGGLELEVPGYGYRWLRVSRPGDGRVS, encoded by the coding sequence ATGAAGATCACCGACACGAGCGACCTGTGGTGGAAGAGCGCCATCGTCTACTGCCTCGACGTCGAGACGTATATGGACGCCGACGGTGACGGGACCGGCGACATGCAGGGCCTCGCTCAGCGCATCGACTATCTCGCGCAGCTGGGCGTGACGTGCCTGTGGTTGATGCCCTTCTACCCGACTCCCGACCGCGACGACGGGTACGACATCACGGACTTCTACGGCGTCGATCCGCGGCTCGGCAACCACGGCGAGCTCGTCGAGGTGATCCGCACCGCCAACGACCGCGGCATGCGGGTGATCGTGGACCTGGTCGTCAACCACACGTCCGACCGGCATCCGTGGTTCCTGAAGGCGAAGCGGAGCGTGAACTCGCCCTACCGGGACTACTACGTGTGGCGCGACGATCCGCCGCCGAAGGGTCAGAAGAACGCCGTGTTCCCGGGCGACGCGAAGGGCATCTGGACCGAGGACGAGGCGTCGGGGCAGTGGTATCAGCACAGCTTCTACGAGCACCAGCCCGACCTCAACATCGCGAACCCCGTCGTGCGCGACGAACTGGCGAGGGTGATCGGCTTCTGGCTGCAGCTGGGAGTGGCCGGTTTCCGTGTCGACGCGGTCCCCTTCTTCCTCGAGCTGCCGAAGGGCGCCCGGATCCCCGATCCGCACGAGCTCCTGCGGGACTTCCGTCGGTTCCTTCAGCGCCGCTCGAGCGAGGCGATCCTGCTCGGCGAGGTGAACCTCCCGTACGACCAGCAGGTGCAGTACTTCGGGGGTGCGGAGGTGAACGAGCTGTCGATGCAGTTCGACTTCATCGGGATGCAGGCGTTCTACCTGTCTCTCGCCCGCAGGAATCCCGCGCCGCTCGTCGAGGCGCTGACGTCACGGCCCGACCTTCCCGAGGATGTGCAGTGGGCGAACTTCCTGCGCAACCACGACGAGCTGACGCTCGACAAGTTGTCCGACGACGAACGGGAGGAGGTGTTCGAAGCCTTCGCGCCGGACGAGAAGCAGCGCGTCTACGGCCGTGGCATCACGCGCCGGCTGCCTCCGATGCTCGGCGACCCGCGGCGTATCCGCATGGCGTACAGCTTGATGTTCACGCTCCCGGGCACACCGGTGCTGTTCTACGGCGAGGAGATCGGGATGGGCGAGAACGCCGAGATCCCGGGGCGGAGCGCCGTGCGCACGCCGATGCAATGGACGGGCGAGAAGAACGGCGGCTTCTCGTCGGCGCCCCCGTCGCGGCTGATCGCGCAGCCGCCGGGCGACGGCTACGCGCCTGAGCACGTCAACGCCGCAGCCCAGATCAAGGACCGCGATTCGCTGCTGCACTTCTTCCGCGACCTGATGTCGCGCTACCGGATCTCGCCGGAGCTCGGGTGGGGAGCCTTCGAGGTGCTCGAGCAGCCGGTGCCGGCGGTCCTCGTCCACTCTCTCAGCGCCGATGTCGGTCGGCTTATCGCGATCCACAACTTCGACGAGGTTCCGTCGACGACGCGATTCATCGTGGACGGGGAGCCGGAAGGCACCTGCCTGGTCGACCTGCTGGGCTCGCAGCGCATCGAGCTCGATGGACGGGGAGGCCTGGAGCTCGAGGTGCCGGGCTACGGCTACCGCTGGCTGCGAGTGTCGCGCCCAGGCGACGGTCGCGTGTCGTAG
- a CDS encoding acyltransferase family protein has product MVDRARAQPDHAGFRADVQGLRAIAVASVLLYHAGLPFLPGGYVGVDVFFVISGFLITSHLLGQLERHDRLRFGEFYARRARRILPASFVVLIISVAAALIWYPPLLMKDLWAAAVATALYVPNYFFASANSDYLAESSNPSLFQHYWSLGVEEQFYLLWPAVLALVWVLVRSRRALVAVLIAVVAASFALCVWLTFAAQPWAFFSLPSRAWELGVGGLVAVLLQRRPGIVGERWAAPLGWAGIAAVAASVLFFSSGTLFPGAAAALPVLGTAAVIAAGETRRGPTRMLSTRGMVFIGTISYSLYLIHWPAIVLPGTALPGELPLWTTLGIAVACVPVAWLLYRFVEDPVRRAPLLTKRRARVTLVGALAGSLACLGLASAAYAVVDTRSLHAERAASSTVIVDAPRGTEFVPDNLAPALRDARDSLPELYQDGCMRGSAATDAEGCVYGDPAAPRIVLLGDSHAAQWFPALEGFATSAGYSVEVHTKSSCPAADIDSLRRGAPFPQCPEWRDAVIDRINASPPALVILATFTDPELAPGVDDDAKTWAAAFGRTLDAIDAPVAMMADTPDMREDPAPCLSAHLSDAVACAQPRTIALAGPAREGEATATAERGVPLVDLNEYLCGVDACPPILGNTLVYRDSHHLTAEISADLAVVLGRALQPLLPPGAGG; this is encoded by the coding sequence GTGGTGGACCGAGCACGCGCCCAGCCCGACCACGCGGGTTTTCGCGCCGATGTTCAAGGACTGCGCGCGATCGCGGTCGCGTCGGTCCTGCTCTATCACGCGGGGCTGCCGTTCCTGCCGGGCGGCTACGTCGGCGTCGACGTGTTCTTCGTCATCTCGGGCTTCCTCATCACGTCGCACCTGCTGGGGCAGCTCGAGCGTCATGACCGGCTGAGATTCGGGGAGTTCTACGCCCGACGGGCCCGCCGCATCCTGCCGGCATCGTTCGTCGTCCTGATCATCTCCGTCGCGGCGGCGCTCATCTGGTATCCGCCGCTGCTCATGAAAGACCTCTGGGCCGCGGCCGTCGCCACCGCGCTGTACGTGCCGAACTACTTCTTCGCTTCCGCGAACTCGGACTACCTGGCCGAGTCGTCGAATCCGTCGCTGTTCCAGCACTACTGGTCGCTGGGGGTCGAGGAGCAGTTCTACCTGCTGTGGCCGGCGGTGCTCGCACTGGTGTGGGTGCTGGTCCGCTCGCGACGGGCGCTGGTCGCCGTGCTCATCGCGGTGGTCGCCGCCTCGTTCGCACTCTGCGTGTGGCTCACGTTCGCCGCGCAGCCGTGGGCGTTCTTCTCGCTGCCGTCGCGCGCGTGGGAGCTCGGCGTGGGCGGGCTCGTCGCCGTGCTGCTGCAGCGCAGACCCGGGATCGTGGGGGAGCGGTGGGCGGCTCCCCTCGGGTGGGCGGGGATCGCGGCGGTGGCGGCGTCCGTCCTCTTCTTCTCGTCCGGGACGCTCTTCCCGGGTGCGGCGGCGGCGCTGCCCGTGCTCGGCACCGCGGCGGTGATCGCGGCGGGTGAGACGCGGCGCGGACCGACACGGATGCTGTCGACCCGCGGCATGGTGTTCATCGGGACGATCTCGTACTCGTTGTATCTCATCCACTGGCCGGCGATCGTGCTGCCCGGCACCGCGCTTCCGGGGGAGCTGCCACTGTGGACGACACTCGGCATCGCGGTCGCGTGCGTGCCGGTGGCGTGGCTGCTGTACCGGTTCGTCGAGGATCCGGTGCGCCGCGCGCCGCTGCTCACGAAGCGGCGTGCGCGCGTCACGCTGGTCGGCGCGCTTGCCGGCTCCCTCGCGTGCCTGGGCCTCGCGAGCGCCGCGTACGCCGTGGTCGACACGCGTTCGCTGCACGCGGAGCGCGCGGCCTCGAGCACCGTCATCGTCGATGCCCCGCGCGGCACAGAGTTCGTGCCCGACAACCTCGCGCCTGCGCTGCGGGACGCCCGCGACAGCCTTCCCGAGCTCTACCAGGACGGCTGCATGCGGGGCAGCGCCGCCACGGATGCCGAGGGCTGCGTCTACGGGGATCCCGCGGCGCCTCGCATCGTGCTCCTGGGCGACTCGCACGCCGCGCAGTGGTTCCCCGCGCTCGAGGGCTTCGCCACGTCGGCCGGGTACTCGGTCGAGGTCCACACGAAGAGCTCCTGCCCGGCGGCCGACATCGACTCGCTGCGCCGGGGCGCGCCCTTCCCGCAGTGCCCCGAATGGCGCGACGCCGTGATCGACCGCATCAACGCTTCGCCTCCTGCCCTGGTGATCCTGGCGACCTTCACCGACCCGGAGCTCGCCCCCGGCGTCGACGACGACGCGAAGACATGGGCGGCGGCGTTCGGCCGTACCCTCGACGCGATCGACGCGCCCGTCGCGATGATGGCCGACACCCCCGATATGCGGGAGGACCCGGCACCGTGCTTGTCGGCGCACCTCTCCGACGCCGTGGCATGTGCTCAGCCCCGGACGATCGCGCTGGCCGGGCCGGCCCGCGAGGGCGAGGCGACGGCCACCGCCGAGCGCGGCGTGCCGCTCGTCGACCTCAACGAGTACCTGTGCGGCGTCGACGCGTGTCCGCCCATCCTCGGCAACACGCTCGTGTACCGCGACTCGCATCACCTCACCGCGGAGATCAGCGCCGATCTGGCCGTCGTGCTGGGCCGGGCCTTGCAGCCGCTGCTGCCTCCGGGCGCGGGCGGTTGA